Proteins from a genomic interval of Candidatus Bathyarchaeota archaeon:
- a CDS encoding 30S ribosomal protein S24e produces MDIEVLEEFYNPLLERREVRFQVKHPGSATPERFKVRQALREMFNVDLDRLFILRLVTKTGMNVSEGICHIYENPENVKYLVPRHIYVKNLPPEERAKLKEAR; encoded by the coding sequence ATGGATATAGAGGTTTTAGAGGAGTTCTACAATCCCCTTCTGGAGAGGCGGGAGGTTAGGTTTCAGGTTAAGCATCCAGGGTCTGCTACGCCTGAGAGGTTTAAGGTTAGACAGGCTTTGAGGGAGATGTTCAACGTCGACCTTGACCGTTTATTCATACTCCGGCTTGTGACGAAGACGGGGATGAACGTTTCAGAGGGTATATGCCATATATACGAGAACCCTGAAAACGTTAAATACCTGGTTCCGAGGCATATCTACGTCAAAAACCTCCCACCTGAGGAGAGGGCTAAGCTTAAGGAGGCGCGTTGA
- a CDS encoding 30S ribosomal protein S27ae, with translation MGKEPKKLWKLYEIDYKTGSIKFKGRKCPRCGKFMAHHLTPIPRWACGGCGYTEYERKSSNQG, from the coding sequence ATGGGTAAAGAACCGAAGAAGCTCTGGAAGCTCTATGAGATAGACTATAAAACAGGCTCCATCAAGTTCAAGGGTAGGAAATGCCCTAGATGCGGGAAGTTCATGGCTCACCATCTAACACCCATCCCTAGATGGGCTTGCGGAGGATGCGGATACACGGAATATGAACGGAAAAGTTCGAATCAGGGTTAG
- the kae1 gene encoding N(6)-L-threonylcarbamoyladenine synthase Kae1 has product MKKLLCLGIEGTAHTFGVGIVSSDGEILGEAKSSYIPPSGRGIHPREASQHHSRVAAKVLKEALEKACVEPKDIDVVAFSQGPGLGPCLRTAATVARALAVYLDKPLVGVNHLVAHIEVGKLITGAEDPLILILSGGTTQLLGYEDGRYRVFGETLDITLANCIDVFAREVGIVDPESPWPGPAFDRVAEKGRSYIPLPYTVKGMDLQFSGLLTAALRKFREGGVSLEDLCYSLQETGLAMVVEVAERGLAQTGKRELLLTGGFARNKRIREMLESMVRLHDATLHVVPPRYATDNGVMIAWTGILAYESGLTLKVEESFVKPKWRVEEVEAPWVLIVGRSLTFKPHPLFFTRNYLG; this is encoded by the coding sequence ATGAAGAAGCTTCTATGCCTCGGTATAGAGGGCACAGCCCACACCTTCGGGGTGGGGATCGTCTCGTCTGACGGTGAGATACTCGGCGAGGCTAAATCGTCGTATATCCCCCCGTCTGGGAGGGGTATACACCCTAGGGAGGCGTCGCAGCACCACAGTAGGGTCGCCGCCAAGGTCCTTAAGGAGGCTTTGGAGAAGGCGTGTGTAGAGCCTAAGGATATAGATGTCGTAGCGTTCTCGCAGGGGCCGGGTCTAGGGCCTTGTCTAAGGACCGCGGCTACGGTGGCTAGGGCTTTAGCGGTATACCTCGATAAGCCCCTGGTAGGCGTTAACCATCTGGTCGCCCATATAGAGGTCGGTAAGCTTATAACTGGGGCAGAAGACCCGCTTATACTGATCCTAAGCGGCGGTACTACGCAGCTTCTAGGCTACGAGGATGGACGCTACCGCGTCTTCGGCGAGACGCTCGACATAACGTTGGCGAACTGCATAGACGTGTTCGCTAGGGAGGTCGGGATAGTCGACCCTGAAAGCCCCTGGCCTGGTCCGGCTTTCGACAGGGTGGCTGAGAAGGGTAGGAGCTACATACCCCTCCCCTACACGGTCAAGGGTATGGACCTCCAGTTTTCAGGCCTACTCACGGCTGCGTTGAGGAAATTTAGGGAAGGAGGTGTTTCTTTGGAGGACCTGTGTTATAGTCTTCAGGAGACGGGTTTAGCCATGGTCGTCGAGGTAGCTGAGAGGGGGCTAGCTCAGACGGGTAAACGCGAGCTTCTCCTAACCGGGGGGTTTGCCCGTAACAAGCGTATAAGGGAGATGCTTGAGAGCATGGTTAGGCTTCACGACGCCACCCTACACGTCGTTCCACCGAGGTATGCGACAGATAACGGCGTCATGATAGCCTGGACCGGGATCTTAGCATACGAAAGCGGCCTAACCCTCAAGGTCGAGGAGAGCTTCGTAAAACCGAAGTGGAGGGTCGAAGAGGTAGAGGCCCCATGGGTTCTGATCGTAGGAAGATCCCTAACGTTTAAACCTCATCCACTATTCTTCACCAGAAATTACCTGGGTTGA
- a CDS encoding Gfo/Idh/MocA family oxidoreductase, protein MKLKVGVVGLRRGRVYVDVFKRLPETEVVAVCDLDRSLAEGVAQEFKVPAYFTDYRDMLDHGVDVAVVCTPAPLHAVQSIEAMKRGIHVLSEVPAAYTLEECSQLAETVEKTGVKYMMAENYIFLPYVETISRVVNGGLIGSPIYVEGEYVHDCRYLMRDDKGGLTWRARLPPIQYCTHNLGPILRILDDRCKIAVGMHTGCNVAPELKAIDLEVGLFKTVKGVVVKVLNGFSVAREPMLVWLVVYGTKGVVEAPRCGWDGFKLYVEALGMGDMARISPSIRYRAPEVPGGHGSSEYILARGFVRSILEDYKPPIDVYEALDYTAPGICAHLSAEMGGRPVEVPDFRKT, encoded by the coding sequence GTGAAGCTTAAGGTCGGTGTCGTGGGTTTAAGACGCGGTAGAGTCTACGTGGATGTTTTCAAACGTCTCCCCGAAACCGAGGTCGTCGCCGTTTGCGACCTCGACCGGTCCCTAGCCGAGGGGGTGGCTCAGGAGTTTAAGGTCCCCGCCTACTTCACGGATTACAGGGATATGCTCGACCATGGGGTCGACGTCGCCGTTGTATGCACACCCGCACCCCTGCATGCGGTTCAGTCGATAGAGGCCATGAAGAGAGGGATCCACGTCTTATCTGAGGTCCCGGCTGCCTACACGCTAGAGGAGTGCTCTCAGCTAGCCGAGACGGTCGAGAAGACCGGTGTGAAGTATATGATGGCTGAAAACTACATATTCCTCCCCTATGTGGAGACCATAAGCCGGGTCGTTAACGGCGGTCTGATAGGTAGCCCCATCTACGTGGAGGGTGAATATGTCCACGACTGCCGTTACCTCATGAGGGACGATAAGGGTGGGCTTACGTGGAGGGCTAGGCTTCCACCGATCCAATACTGTACGCACAACCTCGGACCCATATTACGCATCCTAGACGATAGGTGTAAGATAGCCGTGGGTATGCACACAGGCTGCAACGTGGCGCCGGAGCTAAAGGCCATAGACCTTGAAGTAGGGCTTTTCAAAACCGTTAAAGGCGTGGTCGTTAAGGTTCTAAACGGTTTCTCAGTAGCCAGGGAGCCCATGCTAGTCTGGCTCGTCGTCTACGGTACCAAAGGCGTGGTCGAGGCGCCGAGGTGTGGATGGGACGGCTTCAAGCTCTACGTCGAAGCTCTCGGCATGGGCGACATGGCTAGGATAAGCCCCTCAATCCGTTATAGGGCGCCTGAGGTACCTGGGGGACACGGCTCGAGCGAGTACATCCTCGCCAGAGGGTTCGTCAGAAGCATCCTAGAAGACTACAAGCCTCCGATAGACGTCTACGAGGCTCTAGACTACACGGCGCCGGGTATATGCGCCCACCTATCCGCTGAGATGGGTGGAAGACCGGTCGAGGTCCCTGACTTCAGGAAAACCTAG
- a CDS encoding thiazole biosynthesis protein — MVSTLVKERSPCEGGRKGLRLKPVEEVDVTKAIVEAATERLRDIAEVDVVVVGAGPSGLTAARYLVSKGFKTVVLERRLTFGGGIGGGGIQLPAVVVQEPADALLREVGCRLTPYRFRRHLYLVDPAEMMAKLATAAIDAGAKIILGMTVEDLVFRAVDGKPRIKGVVVQWSSIVLSGLHVDPIALKSDAVVDCTGHEAEVLTLAAKKIPSLGIEVKGESSMWASKGEELVVEKTGEVCPGLYAAGMAVAALYGLPRMGPIFGGMLLSGKKIADVIESALKRGS; from the coding sequence ATGGTCTCTACATTAGTGAAAGAGCGTAGTCCCTGTGAGGGAGGTCGTAAAGGTTTGCGTCTTAAACCTGTCGAAGAGGTCGACGTCACGAAAGCCATAGTCGAGGCGGCCACTGAGAGGCTCAGAGACATAGCTGAGGTGGACGTGGTAGTCGTAGGAGCGGGGCCGTCAGGCCTCACGGCGGCTAGGTACCTGGTCTCGAAGGGCTTCAAGACGGTCGTCTTGGAGCGTAGGCTCACGTTCGGCGGCGGTATAGGAGGTGGGGGTATACAGCTTCCCGCGGTGGTCGTTCAAGAGCCGGCTGACGCTTTACTCAGAGAAGTGGGGTGTCGGCTTACTCCATACCGCTTCCGGAGGCATCTATACCTCGTAGACCCGGCTGAGATGATGGCTAAGCTGGCGACTGCGGCCATAGACGCAGGTGCCAAGATAATCCTAGGTATGACTGTCGAGGACCTGGTCTTCAGAGCGGTTGACGGTAAGCCTAGGATTAAAGGGGTAGTCGTTCAGTGGAGCTCCATAGTGTTGTCAGGTCTACACGTAGACCCGATAGCCTTGAAATCCGACGCCGTGGTCGACTGTACAGGGCATGAAGCCGAAGTCTTAACGTTGGCCGCTAAGAAGATACCTTCTCTGGGCATCGAGGTCAAGGGTGAATCCTCCATGTGGGCTTCGAAAGGTGAGGAGCTTGTCGTTGAAAAAACAGGCGAGGTTTGTCCTGGGCTTTACGCCGCGGGGATGGCGGTCGCCGCGTTGTATGGGTTACCGAGGATGGGGCCGATATTCGGCGGGATGCTGTTGTCTGGTAAGAAGATAGCCGACGTGATAGAGTCTGCGCTTAAAAGAGGCTCTTAA
- a CDS encoding CBS domain-containing protein, with product MRKPSQWFRWMTTAAVADPSRLLGIRENLLYRLELTDLCMSFCNVGSVMRRQVVTGGVNMRIRDAVKVMQRRRVGSIVVIDDEGRCIGIFTERDVIRSIADGFPLDTPIGEVMTKRPITINADTSISEAKAIMVTHGIRHLPVVDDEGRVLGIVSVRDLLEGLLGIPTLR from the coding sequence ATGAGGAAGCCGTCCCAGTGGTTCAGATGGATGACGACGGCTGCAGTAGCCGACCCCTCAAGGCTTCTAGGCATCCGGGAAAACCTATTATACCGGCTGGAGCTAACTGATCTATGTATGAGTTTCTGCAACGTGGGAAGCGTTATGCGTAGACAAGTGGTCACCGGCGGCGTTAACATGAGGATCAGGGATGCGGTTAAGGTCATGCAGCGTAGGAGGGTCGGCTCGATAGTCGTGATAGACGACGAGGGGAGATGCATAGGTATATTCACGGAGAGAGATGTGATACGGAGTATAGCGGACGGTTTCCCGCTAGACACCCCCATAGGGGAGGTTATGACCAAACGCCCCATAACCATAAACGCGGACACGAGCATATCCGAGGCTAAAGCCATTATGGTTACGCATGGGATAAGACATCTACCCGTCGTAGACGACGAGGGCAGGGTCTTAGGTATAGTATCTGTAAGAGATTTGTTAGAAGGCTTACTGGGGATACCTACTTTACGCTGA